From a region of the Terriglobia bacterium genome:
- a CDS encoding dihydrolipoamide acetyltransferase family protein, whose product MAETKVIMPQMGESIFEGTITKWLKKKGDRVQRDESLFEISTDKIDSEIPAPAAGILQDILVKEGQTVQINTVVAVIGDGDGSGKTAAAEASKPAPKKEEPKEVKGPAPVAGQTPETEQDEEEETSVEPDHPGALRHPSSAEEGSSGIRSSPLVRRIAKENNVDLSSLEGKGTGINGRVTKSDILSYIEQGGKPTTSSSPPDTGGVAPRSGVGVVSPPPAMKFSGEVERVPLTAMRKSIAEHMVLSRKTSAHVTTFFEVDCSHILKAREKDQAEFERSGVRLTVTPFFVQAAATALKRFPIVNSSLDGDTIVYKRAINIGIAVNLEWGLIVPVIKNADEKNLFGLAKAINDIGGRARNKKLTPDDVKDGTFTITNPGQYGGLIGTPIINQPQVAIMGMGGIKKRAVVIDDAIAIRPIIMLSLSFDHRVIDGATADQFMADVQKELENWPVH is encoded by the coding sequence ATGGCCGAAACTAAAGTAATCATGCCCCAGATGGGCGAAAGTATCTTCGAAGGCACTATCACCAAGTGGCTCAAGAAAAAGGGCGACCGCGTCCAGCGCGACGAGTCGCTGTTCGAGATCTCCACCGACAAGATCGATTCGGAAATTCCCGCGCCCGCTGCCGGAATCCTCCAGGACATCCTGGTGAAGGAAGGTCAGACCGTGCAGATCAACACCGTCGTCGCGGTGATCGGCGATGGCGACGGTTCCGGCAAGACGGCCGCTGCGGAGGCGTCAAAGCCGGCTCCGAAAAAAGAGGAGCCCAAAGAAGTCAAAGGTCCTGCGCCCGTCGCAGGGCAGACACCGGAAACCGAACAGGACGAAGAAGAAGAAACATCGGTCGAGCCTGACCACCCCGGCGCTTTGCGCCACCCCTCCTCTGCTGAGGAGGGGAGTTCAGGAATTCGATCTTCACCATTGGTCCGGCGCATTGCCAAGGAAAACAACGTCGATCTTTCCTCGCTTGAGGGAAAAGGGACCGGCATCAACGGACGAGTCACGAAGAGCGACATTCTCAGCTACATCGAACAAGGTGGAAAGCCGACGACCAGCAGCTCCCCTCCTGATACAGGAGGGGTGGCGCCGCGAAGCGGCGTCGGGGTGGTCAGTCCTCCGCCAGCGATGAAATTCTCGGGCGAAGTCGAACGAGTGCCGCTGACGGCCATGCGCAAATCGATCGCCGAACACATGGTGCTCAGCCGGAAGACTTCGGCTCACGTCACGACATTCTTCGAAGTCGATTGCTCGCACATCTTGAAAGCCAGGGAAAAGGACCAGGCGGAGTTCGAACGATCCGGCGTGCGGCTGACCGTCACGCCTTTCTTCGTCCAGGCTGCCGCGACCGCGTTGAAACGCTTCCCGATCGTGAATTCTTCGCTCGACGGAGACACCATCGTTTACAAGCGCGCCATCAACATCGGCATTGCCGTCAACCTGGAATGGGGACTGATCGTGCCGGTTATCAAGAACGCCGACGAGAAAAATCTGTTCGGCCTGGCGAAAGCCATCAATGACATCGGCGGCCGCGCCCGGAACAAAAAACTCACGCCGGACGACGTGAAGGATGGAACGTTCACGATCACGAATCCTGGCCAGTACGGCGGGTTGATCGGAACACCGATCATCAACCAGCCGCAGGTCGCAATCATGGGAATGGGCGGCATCAAGAAGCGCGCGGTCGTTATCGACGACGCCATCGCGATACGGCCGATCATCATGCTGTCGCTGTCATTCGACCATCGCGTGATCGACGGAGCAACCGCAGATCAATTTATGGCCGATGTTCAAAAGGAACTGGAGAACTGGCCCGTTCACTAA
- a CDS encoding alpha-ketoacid dehydrogenase subunit beta has protein sequence MAVTTYVEAIRQGIWEEMEKDERVFVIGEDVGIYGGAFKVTAGMLERFGEWRIIDTPISESGIVGAAIGAALMGMRPVAEMQFADFISCAFDQITNFAAKCRYRWGAGIPIVVRGPSGGGVHGGPFHSQNPEMYFVHTPGLKVVCPATAYDAKGLIKAAIRDPDPVIYFEHKFLYRRVKEELPTDDFVVPIGKAAIRRKGADITIVTYGAMVYTALDAAKELEKEGIDLEIIDLRSLLPFDKEAVLDSVRKTNKVILLHEDTQIGGFAGELAAIISEEAFEYLDGPIRRITAPNTPVPYSPPLEEFFLPKVSDVIRVARELYAY, from the coding sequence ATGGCCGTAACCACATATGTTGAGGCAATCCGCCAGGGCATCTGGGAAGAGATGGAGAAGGACGAACGTGTGTTCGTCATCGGCGAAGACGTTGGGATCTACGGCGGCGCGTTCAAGGTCACTGCCGGGATGCTCGAACGGTTCGGCGAATGGCGGATCATCGACACGCCGATTTCCGAATCCGGAATCGTGGGCGCCGCAATCGGCGCCGCATTGATGGGAATGCGGCCCGTAGCCGAGATGCAGTTCGCGGATTTCATCTCCTGCGCCTTCGATCAGATCACGAACTTTGCCGCCAAATGCCGTTACCGCTGGGGCGCCGGCATTCCGATCGTCGTGCGCGGGCCGAGCGGCGGAGGCGTCCACGGCGGTCCGTTCCACTCGCAGAATCCGGAAATGTATTTTGTTCACACGCCGGGTCTCAAGGTCGTCTGTCCCGCGACGGCTTACGATGCGAAAGGCCTGATCAAGGCCGCCATTCGCGATCCCGATCCGGTCATTTATTTCGAGCACAAATTTCTCTACCGCCGCGTGAAAGAAGAGCTGCCCACGGATGATTTCGTCGTGCCGATCGGCAAGGCGGCAATCCGCAGGAAGGGGGCGGACATCACGATTGTCACCTATGGCGCCATGGTCTACACAGCGCTCGATGCGGCAAAAGAACTCGAGAAGGAAGGGATCGACCTCGAAATCATCGACCTTCGCTCGCTGCTGCCGTTCGACAAAGAAGCGGTTCTGGACTCCGTCCGGAAGACCAACAAAGTCATTCTTCTTCACGAAGATACGCAAATCGGAGGATTTGCGGGCGAGTTGGCTGCTATCATTTCTGAAGAGGCTTTCGAATATCTCGATGGTCCAATTCGACGCATCACAGCGCCCAATACTCCCGTTCCGTACAGCCCGCCGCTCGAGGAGTTCTTCCTCCCGAAAGTTTCCGACGTCATACGCGTCGCACGCGAGCTGTACGCTTACTAA
- a CDS encoding thiamine pyrophosphate-dependent dehydrogenase E1 component subunit alpha, producing the protein MKTNILARDTVPPITLPPDKTLLDMLYYMKLTRELEFRIERKLYRQGKIVGGVYVGRGQEAIAVGSCIDLRQDDAVCPSHRDMGAFLIRGMTLRTILAQYMGRKTGATKGKDSNMHMGDLSKNLVAFVSMLGDNVPVAAGIGLSFKMRGQDRVALCFFGDGATSRGDWHEGINMASVFKVPVVFICNNNQYAYSTPLERQMAVENVADRAEAYGMPGEIIDGNDIVAVWDAASRAIERARSGHGPALIECKTFRMTGHSAHDDAGYVPHELFEFWKERDPIHRFEQLLTDRGLTTPTAIEELQQRINFEIDEAIQAAEKDPLPEPADCLRDVYFEGTEE; encoded by the coding sequence ATGAAAACAAACATTCTCGCGCGGGACACCGTCCCCCCGATCACGCTTCCACCGGATAAGACCCTGCTCGACATGCTTTATTACATGAAGCTGACGCGGGAACTGGAGTTCCGGATCGAGCGCAAACTCTACCGGCAGGGGAAAATCGTTGGCGGAGTTTATGTTGGCCGCGGCCAGGAAGCCATTGCCGTCGGCAGCTGCATCGATCTCCGGCAGGATGATGCGGTCTGCCCCTCCCACCGCGACATGGGTGCGTTTTTGATTCGCGGCATGACCCTTCGCACGATACTTGCCCAATACATGGGCCGGAAGACGGGCGCCACCAAGGGCAAAGACAGCAACATGCACATGGGTGATCTTTCGAAAAACCTGGTCGCCTTCGTCAGCATGCTTGGAGACAACGTTCCGGTCGCGGCCGGAATCGGCCTTTCCTTCAAAATGCGGGGACAGGATCGCGTCGCTCTTTGCTTCTTCGGCGATGGCGCCACCAGCCGCGGCGACTGGCACGAGGGCATCAACATGGCTTCCGTCTTCAAGGTGCCGGTCGTCTTCATCTGCAACAACAACCAGTACGCGTATTCAACGCCGCTCGAACGGCAGATGGCGGTTGAGAACGTTGCGGATCGCGCCGAAGCCTACGGAATGCCCGGAGAAATCATCGACGGCAACGACATCGTCGCCGTCTGGGATGCCGCAAGCAGAGCCATCGAACGGGCACGCTCCGGACACGGACCGGCGCTTATCGAATGCAAGACATTCCGGATGACGGGTCACTCGGCCCATGACGACGCCGGTTATGTGCCCCATGAACTGTTCGAGTTCTGGAAAGAACGCGATCCCATTCATCGTTTTGAACAATTGCTGACGGATCGCGGCCTGACGACGCCAACCGCTATCGAGGAGTTGCAGCAGCGCATCAACTTCGAAATCGACGAAGCGATTCAAGCCGCCGAAAAAGATCCGTTGCCGGAACCGGCAGATTGCCTGCGGGACGTGTATTTCGAGGGCACTGAAGAATAA